The following coding sequences are from one Ruminococcus flavefaciens AE3010 window:
- a CDS encoding NADP-dependent isocitrate dehydrogenase, which translates to MSKITMKTPLVEMDGDEMTRILWQWIKETLLEPYVELNTEYYDLGLKHREETKDQVTIDSAEATKKYGVAVKCATITPNAARMPEYNLTQMWKSPNGTIRAALDGTVFRTPIIVKGIEPYIPTWTKPITIARHAYGDVYKNTEMRVSKGSKAELVVTDENGNETRELIHDFTKCDGIIQGLHNLDASIAGFARACLNYGLDLKQDVWFASKDTISKKYDHRFKDIFQEIYDNEYKEKYEAAGIEYFYTLIDDAVARVIRSNGGYIWACKNYDGDVMSDMVSTAYGSLAMMTSVLVSPDGIYEYEAAHGTVQRHYYKYLKGEETSTNSVATIFAWSGALRKRGELDNTPELCAFADKLEKATIQTIEDGIMTGDLYLISKLDNKKKVDSKTFLDEIKIRLDKLM; encoded by the coding sequence ATGTCAAAGATCACCATGAAAACTCCACTTGTCGAAATGGACGGCGATGAGATGACCAGAATCCTCTGGCAGTGGATCAAGGAAACTCTTCTTGAACCATATGTAGAGCTCAATACCGAATACTATGACCTTGGTCTGAAGCACAGAGAAGAGACTAAGGATCAGGTAACTATAGATTCAGCTGAGGCTACAAAGAAGTACGGTGTAGCAGTAAAGTGTGCAACTATCACACCGAATGCTGCAAGAATGCCCGAGTACAACCTCACTCAGATGTGGAAGTCACCTAACGGCACGATCCGTGCAGCTCTTGACGGTACTGTATTCCGTACTCCTATCATCGTAAAGGGCATAGAGCCTTATATCCCCACATGGACAAAGCCTATCACTATTGCTCGACACGCTTACGGAGATGTTTACAAGAACACCGAAATGCGTGTAAGCAAGGGCAGCAAGGCTGAGCTGGTCGTAACAGACGAAAACGGCAATGAGACCCGCGAGCTTATCCATGATTTCACCAAGTGTGACGGTATTATTCAGGGACTTCACAACCTGGACGCTTCTATCGCCGGCTTTGCAAGAGCTTGCCTCAATTACGGTCTCGACCTCAAACAGGACGTTTGGTTTGCTTCAAAGGATACAATTTCCAAGAAGTACGATCACCGCTTCAAGGATATTTTTCAGGAAATATACGATAATGAGTATAAGGAGAAGTATGAAGCAGCTGGCATAGAGTACTTCTATACCCTTATCGACGACGCTGTTGCAAGAGTTATTCGTTCAAACGGCGGCTATATCTGGGCTTGCAAGAACTATGACGGTGATGTTATGTCTGACATGGTATCTACAGCTTACGGCAGCCTTGCAATGATGACTTCTGTTCTCGTTTCTCCTGACGGTATCTATGAGTACGAAGCTGCACACGGTACTGTTCAGCGTCACTACTATAAGTACCTCAAGGGTGAAGAGACATCAACTAACTCTGTAGCTACAATATTCGCGTGGAGCGGTGCACTCCGCAAGAGAGGCGAGCTTGATAACACTCCCGAGCTCTGTGCATTTGCTGACAAGCTTGAAAAGGCAACTATCCAGACTATTGAAGACGGCATAATGACGGGCGATCTTTATCTTATATCCAAGCTCGACAATAAGAAAAAGGTCGATTCAAAGACCTTCCTTGACGAAATAAAGATCAGACTTGATAAATTAATGTGA